Proteins found in one Labrenzia sp. VG12 genomic segment:
- a CDS encoding thermonuclease family protein yields the protein MIPFLFILIISVFFVSREHLPKDGMLYEVANFWNQESKSDDTNLLTCSTLTAVDGDTVKCDGVNMRDMGPGKPFVSGYDTPEIIRPKCQQELELGRAAKARMQELLNQPGVKVFDSGQRDRYKRPLVWVVLPSGKRAGSVLLSEGLAQKWFKGYRANWCD from the coding sequence TTGATTCCCTTCTTGTTCATTCTGATCATTTCAGTGTTTTTCGTTTCCAGAGAGCATTTGCCTAAAGATGGAATGCTGTATGAAGTTGCCAATTTCTGGAATCAGGAATCGAAGTCTGACGATACGAACTTATTGACCTGCAGCACTCTAACAGCGGTCGATGGCGACACAGTCAAATGCGACGGCGTGAACATGCGGGACATGGGGCCAGGAAAGCCCTTCGTTTCAGGGTATGACACTCCCGAGATTATTCGTCCCAAATGCCAGCAAGAACTCGAGTTGGGTAGGGCAGCAAAGGCACGTATGCAGGAGTTGTTGAACCAGCCAGGAGTAAAGGTGTTCGATTCTGGGCAACGAGATAGATATAAGCGGCCTCTGGTCTGGGTCGTCCTTCCAAGTGGTAAGCGTGCTGGATCTGTTCTTTTGTCCGAGGGATTGGCCCAAAAGTGGTTCAAGGGGTATCGGGCAAATTGGTGTGATTGA
- a CDS encoding site-specific integrase has translation MATIRKRNSKYHVQIRRQGIPSQTKTFHQLKEAQEWARHMEVKADQGELPQKRTSLKSKTLADLVVLYKKEVTPTKRGSKAEECVLTAFLRNPICNIRLDKLTTADFARYRDERLQQVSPTTLKRQLNIIRHMFNIAKTEWDIPITVNPVHGLRLVAKDVRRERRLREGEFEKLIQAARTRRNPLIERIVIIAIETGMRRGEILGLHWDQVDLKRRSVAILESKNGYSRTIPLTTKAYETLQATPKADDRVFPLEADALRHAWKRMLRDTEMADLHFHDLRHEAISRLFEMGLTVPEVASISGHRDMKMLMRYAHADAKKLVLKLSRQTNEVQGP, from the coding sequence ATGGCGACCATTCGCAAGCGGAACAGCAAGTATCACGTTCAAATCAGACGACAGGGCATCCCTTCGCAGACAAAGACTTTCCATCAATTGAAGGAGGCGCAGGAATGGGCTCGGCATATGGAGGTCAAGGCAGACCAAGGTGAGCTGCCACAGAAAAGAACATCCCTCAAATCTAAAACGCTTGCCGACCTAGTTGTCCTCTACAAGAAGGAAGTCACGCCGACTAAACGCGGCTCAAAGGCAGAAGAGTGCGTCCTTACGGCTTTCCTTCGTAATCCCATCTGCAACATTCGCCTCGATAAGCTTACAACCGCAGACTTTGCGAGATACCGGGACGAGCGCCTTCAACAGGTCAGCCCCACGACACTAAAGCGACAGCTCAATATCATCCGGCACATGTTCAACATCGCCAAGACAGAGTGGGACATCCCTATCACGGTCAATCCGGTTCACGGCCTCAGACTGGTAGCAAAAGATGTAAGGCGGGAACGAAGGCTACGGGAGGGTGAATTCGAAAAGCTCATTCAAGCGGCAAGAACAAGGCGAAATCCGCTGATTGAAAGGATCGTCATTATCGCCATTGAGACTGGCATGCGGCGAGGTGAAATCCTCGGGCTACATTGGGACCAAGTGGACCTCAAACGACGCTCTGTCGCCATCCTAGAGTCCAAAAACGGTTACTCACGAACGATACCATTGACGACAAAAGCTTATGAGACGCTCCAGGCTACACCCAAAGCAGATGATAGGGTTTTTCCTTTAGAAGCTGATGCCCTTCGTCATGCTTGGAAGAGAATGCTTCGGGACACGGAAATGGCAGATCTACACTTCCACGACCTAAGACACGAAGCGATTAGTAGGCTCTTCGAGATGGGTTTAACGGTTCCTGAAGTAGCTTCTATCAGCGGACACAGGGACATGAAAATGTTGATGCGATACGCGCACGCTGATGCAAAAAAGTTGGTACTGAAGCTCTCTAGGCAGACAAACGAGGTTCAGGGTCCATAG